In Cyclobacteriaceae bacterium, the DNA window ATCATTTTGTGACGCTAGAAAGAATAGCTGAGTTTGACACCCTCGCTGCAAAGCTGAACATTCAACCGGAGAAAATCACTTTCAAGGGAAAACACGAGATCAATGAAGAAATTCTGCTTCAACTGATTTGATTATTTTTTAAAATACTCGCTTAGAAATCCGCTGCCGTATCCTACAAGCTGAATAATTGCTGAAGGAATACTCAATAAAGCAACCTTCAAAGATCGTGTTACACGAAGTCCATCAATAAAAATTAAAAACAAATAAGTATATAGACCCGCAAGTCCCACAGAACCCAGTGGTCGGTAAAAAAACAAGCCAAGAGCTATTACGATCAACCCGATCATGAACGCAGTCGGGAACCAATGCGTCAATTTTATCTCTCCAGAATGAATTTTACCCACTCTGACTCTTCCCTTTCCAAATCCCTGTACCTGTTTAAAAAATTGCCTGAACGTTGTGCGTCGTTTATGAAAAACGAATGCTTCTGGTATAAGAGAAACCCGAAATCCCTCTTTCCTCATACGAATGCTTAATTCAATATCCTCTGCAAGACGATCAAACTTAAACCCACCAGTCTTCGCAATCACATCACGACTCATTCCCATATTAAAGCTTCGGGGTTGAAATTTATGTACCTGGTTTTCACCACCACGAATACCGCCGGTAGTAAAAATTGAAGACATGGTAAATGCCATTGCTCTCTGCACGATAGTAAATTTCTCATGCCCCTTGTCAGGACCACCCCACGCATCAATTGGATGGGCCGTCATAAACTTTTCAACTGATTCAAAGTATGTTGCTGGAAGAATGCAGTCGGAATCAAACATTACCAGATAGATTCCCCTTGATTTATCAAAACCAAAATTTCTGCTCGGACCAGGGCCGGAGTTTTGCTTATAAAAATACTGGATGGAGAGTCTGGTGGAATAATTCTCACACACTTTTGAAGCAGTTATTGATGATCCGTCATCCACAACGATCACTTCAAAATCCAGAAAAGTCTGGCGTGTCAGACTTTCCAGCAGCTCCATTAATTCATCATTGCGATTGAATACAGGAATTATTACCGAATATTTAGGATTCTGACCCATGGAATAAATCAAAGGTAAACGCGATTTATTGATTTGAAAATTAAACTCTTTATCTTAATCTTTCAATCCAATCTTCAAATCAACAATATGAGAATCTTATTAATAGCAATACTCGCTTTTACAATGATCCCGGCCTTCGCTCAGGGTAAATACGAAAAAGATGTAGCCTCCACAGATGCAATTATTAGTGCCTTGTATGGTGTTATCTCCGGCGACCCAGGGCAAGCACGCGATTGGGAGCGTTTCAAGTATCTATTTAAACCGGAAGCGAGATTAATTCCTACACGTAAAAGCAAGACTGGTGAACTTACACTTCAGGCTCTTACTCCCCTGGAGTACGTGGAGTTATTTTCCTCCAGAGTATCTACAGGTTTTTTTGAAAAGGAATTGCATCGTACTACAGAAACCTATGGTACGGTAACGCATATCTTCAGCACGTACGAAACCAAAGAGAAAACCGATGGGCCTGTTACAAATCGCGGGATCAATAGCATTCAGTTGTTCTTTGACGGACAGCGATATTATATTGTCAATATATTCTGGTGTGCCGAAAGTATGGGATATCCGTTGCCGGAGAAATATTTGAAGTAGAAGCTGAATGAAATCTGTCCTATACATAATAATTTTTCTTTCTGCTTCTGTCACTGCTCAAAAAAGCAGTCCTGATCTCGAAAGCATTTCGAAAAAACATGCAATCGCTTCGTTTGTGGAATTCTATGATCTGCTAAGCCTCAAGAATGACGCGCACATTCCTGCCGACCTTGAAAAAAATGTAACGTGGTGCGAAGTCGCTTTCTCGAAAAGAGGATTTTCAACCAAAAGACTCACCACCTCTACCATTCCTCTTTTATTAGCAGAACGGACTGTAAAAAATCCAAAGAAGACAGTTTTAATTTACTTACAAATTGATGGACAACCTGTAAATGCGGCCGACTGGCAACAGGAAGATCCATGGAAGCCAGTGCTGAAAGAGAAAGATGCAATGGGTAACTGGAACATAATTCCATATGATAATCTTACCAAGACTATCAATCCAGATTGGAGGATATTTGCACGTGCAACATCAGATGCAAAAGGCCCTGCAATGGCATTCCTTGCTTCACTCGATGCATTAAAGGAGTTAAAGACAGAGCCAAACTTCAATATCAAAGTCATTATGGATTTTGAAGAAGAGTTAGGGTCACCGAATTTACCAGCGGCAGTTGCGACCTATAAAAAAGAACTGGCCTCAGATATGCTGATCATCTTTGATGGACCTCGTCATATCAGTAACCAACCAACGTTATCTTTTGGCGCACGCGGAATTTGTGAGATCACCCTAACAACGTTTGGTCCCCGCACTCCTGTTCATAGTGGGAATTACGGAAACTACACCCCTAATCCTGCATTACGTCTCTCCACTTTGCTTGCATCCATGAAAGATGAGGAAGGAAAAGTTACTATCCCGGGATTCTATGACGGTGTTATTATTACAGAAGAGGAAAAAAAGATCTTAGCGCAGGTTCCCGATAATGCAGAGGAGATTAATAAATTTCTTGGTATTGCAGAACCTGACAGGGTTGGAAACAATTTTCAGGAAGGTCTACAGTATCCAACATTGAATATCCGGGGACTGAACTCACTATATATTGGAGATAAAGCGCGTACGCTCATACCAGCAACCGCCACCGCAGAGATTGATATTCGGTTGGTTCCAAGCAGTGATCCAGCACGACTTATTAGCCTTGTCAGGAGGCATGTCCTTGATGCAGGCTATTACATGGTAGAAAAGGAACCGACAGAGGACGAGCGAATGAAATATCCTAAGATCGCCTCTATGCGATCAAGCATCTCCTATGGAGCTTTTCAAACTCCCTTTAATTCTGAATGTGGAATCTGGCTAAGCAAGGCAATGGTTAAAGCTTTCGGTAAAGACCCTATTAAAATAAGAACAGCAGGTGGATCAATTCCGATTTCACCATTTGTGATCACACTGGGTATTCCGGCAGTAGCTGTTCCAACAGTGAATCCTGATAATAATCAGCATGCTGAAAATGAGAACATTCGTGTAGGAAATTATATAGATGCTGTGAAGACTTTTCTCGCGATTCTTTCTGAAAAAATATAATCCCATTATTATGTG includes these proteins:
- a CDS encoding M20/M25/M40 family metallo-hydrolase encodes the protein MKSVLYIIIFLSASVTAQKSSPDLESISKKHAIASFVEFYDLLSLKNDAHIPADLEKNVTWCEVAFSKRGFSTKRLTTSTIPLLLAERTVKNPKKTVLIYLQIDGQPVNAADWQQEDPWKPVLKEKDAMGNWNIIPYDNLTKTINPDWRIFARATSDAKGPAMAFLASLDALKELKTEPNFNIKVIMDFEEELGSPNLPAAVATYKKELASDMLIIFDGPRHISNQPTLSFGARGICEITLTTFGPRTPVHSGNYGNYTPNPALRLSTLLASMKDEEGKVTIPGFYDGVIITEEEKKILAQVPDNAEEINKFLGIAEPDRVGNNFQEGLQYPTLNIRGLNSLYIGDKARTLIPATATAEIDIRLVPSSDPARLISLVRRHVLDAGYYMVEKEPTEDERMKYPKIASMRSSISYGAFQTPFNSECGIWLSKAMVKAFGKDPIKIRTAGGSIPISPFVITLGIPAVAVPTVNPDNNQHAENENIRVGNYIDAVKTFLAILSEKI
- a CDS encoding glycosyltransferase, which gives rise to MGQNPKYSVIIPVFNRNDELMELLESLTRQTFLDFEVIVVDDGSSITASKVCENYSTRLSIQYFYKQNSGPGPSRNFGFDKSRGIYLVMFDSDCILPATYFESVEKFMTAHPIDAWGGPDKGHEKFTIVQRAMAFTMSSIFTTGGIRGGENQVHKFQPRSFNMGMSRDVIAKTGGFKFDRLAEDIELSIRMRKEGFRVSLIPEAFVFHKRRTTFRQFFKQVQGFGKGRVRVGKIHSGEIKLTHWFPTAFMIGLIVIALGLFFYRPLGSVGLAGLYTYLFLIFIDGLRVTRSLKVALLSIPSAIIQLVGYGSGFLSEYFKK